A single Crateriforma conspicua DNA region contains:
- a CDS encoding methylmalonyl-CoA carboxytransferase subunit 5S, producing MTRHVDVTELVLRDGHQSILATRMALEDMVPICEEIDQAGYWSVECWGGATYDSCIRFLNEDPWERLRTFRKLLPNSRLQMLLRGQNLLGYRHYEDTVVDRFVDKSAENGMDVFRVFDALNDIRNLKRAMEAVRRTGKHAEGTICYTTSPLHTNDHFVEMAKRLQDMGCDSICLKDMAALLKPQPAYDIVKGIKEACGDDMLVHVHVHSTTGVTLVSLMKAIEAGADIVDTAISSLSLGPGHNPTEALVEMLEGTGYTTSLDKERLKKIKQHFAKIRPRYAEFESKFIGVETDIFDSQIPGGMISNMESQLAQQGAADRLQEVLEEVPRVREVAGFPPLVTPSSQIVGTQAVFNVLMGPYKALTGEFADLMLGYYGETIAPRDPKIIEAAEKHAKKSSITKRPADCLKPEWDELRDKASALDGFDGTDEDVLTYAMFPQVAPGFFSTRGEGPKNLSKTAEQVAEEKAKAEAARKGIKSEVNYEVKLYGKTHKVSVEPV from the coding sequence ATGACACGTCACGTGGATGTCACGGAATTGGTACTGCGCGACGGGCACCAAAGCATTTTGGCGACCCGTATGGCGCTCGAAGACATGGTGCCGATCTGTGAGGAAATCGATCAGGCCGGTTACTGGAGTGTCGAATGCTGGGGCGGGGCGACGTACGACTCCTGCATCCGCTTTTTGAATGAAGATCCTTGGGAAAGATTGCGAACGTTTCGCAAACTGTTGCCCAACAGCCGCCTGCAAATGTTGTTGCGGGGCCAAAACTTGTTGGGCTATCGCCACTACGAAGACACGGTCGTCGATCGGTTCGTGGACAAGTCGGCTGAAAACGGTATGGATGTCTTTCGCGTTTTCGACGCTCTGAATGACATCCGGAATCTGAAGCGTGCAATGGAAGCGGTTCGCCGTACGGGCAAGCACGCCGAAGGCACAATTTGCTACACCACCAGCCCGCTGCACACCAACGACCATTTCGTCGAAATGGCGAAGCGTTTGCAGGACATGGGGTGCGATTCGATTTGTCTGAAAGACATGGCCGCCCTGCTGAAACCGCAGCCCGCCTACGACATCGTCAAGGGCATCAAGGAAGCGTGTGGCGATGACATGCTGGTGCACGTTCACGTGCACAGCACCACCGGTGTCACCTTGGTCAGCCTGATGAAAGCGATCGAAGCCGGTGCCGACATCGTCGACACCGCGATTTCCAGCCTCAGTTTGGGACCGGGCCACAACCCGACCGAAGCTTTGGTCGAGATGTTGGAAGGCACCGGTTACACCACTTCGCTGGATAAGGAGCGGTTGAAGAAAATCAAGCAGCACTTTGCAAAGATTCGACCCCGCTATGCCGAGTTTGAATCGAAATTCATCGGTGTCGAAACCGACATCTTCGACAGCCAAATCCCCGGCGGCATGATTTCCAATATGGAAAGCCAACTGGCCCAACAAGGCGCCGCGGATCGGCTGCAAGAAGTGCTGGAAGAAGTGCCACGTGTTCGCGAAGTGGCCGGTTTTCCGCCACTGGTCACTCCGTCCAGCCAGATCGTTGGTACACAAGCGGTGTTCAACGTTCTGATGGGACCCTACAAAGCGCTGACGGGTGAGTTCGCAGATTTGATGCTGGGATATTACGGCGAAACCATCGCACCTCGCGATCCCAAGATCATCGAAGCGGCCGAAAAACATGCCAAGAAGTCATCCATCACCAAACGTCCGGCCGATTGTTTGAAACCGGAATGGGATGAGCTTCGCGACAAGGCATCGGCACTGGACGGATTCGATGGTACCGACGAAGACGTGCTGACCTATGCAATGTTCCCGCAAGTGGCACCGGGGTTCTTTTCGACCCGTGGCGAGGGACCAAAGAACCTAAGCAAAACCGCCGAACAGGTCGCCGAAGAAAAGGCCAAAGCCGAAGCGGCGAGGAAAGGCATCAAGTCCGAAGTCAACTATGAAGTCAAGCTTTACGGGAAGACCCATAAAGTTTCGGTAGAACCCGTTTAG
- a CDS encoding acetyl-CoA carboxylase biotin carboxyl carrier protein subunit, with protein MKLKIKIDGDVYEVEVDVAEEESPQPGFVPASESYQAPGVAPPVAPPSGGGGQVVEDESKVCRSPVSGVVIRVPVEVGEEIEQDQELMVLEAMKMETVITAPIAGKIAKLNAEVGGSVKANDVLIEFE; from the coding sequence GTGAAACTAAAGATCAAAATTGATGGTGACGTGTACGAGGTTGAAGTCGACGTCGCCGAAGAAGAATCCCCGCAGCCGGGGTTTGTTCCGGCCAGCGAAAGCTATCAAGCACCAGGCGTCGCTCCGCCGGTAGCACCACCGTCCGGCGGTGGTGGTCAAGTCGTCGAAGACGAAAGCAAGGTGTGCCGCAGCCCCGTGTCCGGCGTCGTGATCCGCGTGCCGGTCGAAGTGGGCGAAGAAATCGAACAGGACCAAGAATTAATGGTCTTGGAAGCGATGAAGATGGAAACGGTCATCACCGCACCCATCGCGGGAAAAATCGCCAAGCTGAACGCTGAAGTCGGCGGCAGCGTCAAGGCGAACGATGTGTTGATTGAATTCGAGTGA
- a CDS encoding acyl-CoA carboxylase subunit beta — translation MDDLVDDLRQRRDTVMLGGGEKRLEKQRDQGKMTARERVDNLVDDASFEEFGIFAEHRQTQFGLGGRVIPADGVVTGAASIDGRLVHLASQDFTVLGGSAGEVHSLKVADAMKRSLKTGSPFVFLNDSGGARVQEGIDSLSGYGQVFRSNVLLSGAVPQISLICGPCAGGAAYSPALTDFVIQTRKAQMFITGPQVIKQVTGEEITAEQLGGADSHMIHSGVVHFVARDDADALHICRRLLSFLPSNNLEDAPIVPCDDNLEPNPELNNIVPVDHKAGYDIRAVIAEVVDRKDFLEVQAGHATNMVVGFARILGRTVGIVANQPMVLAGAIDNHAANKASRFIRFCNAFNIPLVTMVDVPGYLPGVEQEYNGIIRNGAKLLFAYSAATVPMVQLILRKSYGGAHVAMCSRDIGADAVFAWPTAEVAVMGAEGAVEIVFRKEMAEAEDPVARRAELIAEYREAFASPYVAAGRRLVDDVIEPADTRKHIARALEYLRNKRDQRPPKKHGLIPL, via the coding sequence ATGGATGACTTGGTCGACGACCTGCGGCAGCGTCGTGACACGGTCATGCTGGGTGGCGGTGAAAAACGCCTCGAAAAACAGCGTGATCAAGGCAAGATGACGGCACGCGAACGGGTGGACAACTTGGTCGATGATGCCAGCTTTGAAGAATTCGGCATCTTTGCCGAACACCGCCAAACCCAATTCGGTTTGGGCGGTCGTGTCATCCCGGCCGATGGCGTGGTGACCGGTGCCGCATCCATCGATGGGCGTCTGGTTCACTTGGCCAGCCAAGATTTTACGGTGTTGGGTGGTTCCGCCGGCGAGGTTCATTCGCTGAAGGTCGCCGATGCGATGAAGCGTTCGCTGAAGACGGGCAGCCCGTTCGTCTTCTTGAACGACTCCGGTGGTGCCCGGGTCCAAGAAGGCATCGATTCGCTTTCCGGCTACGGACAAGTGTTTCGATCCAACGTGTTGCTTTCCGGTGCCGTGCCGCAAATCAGTTTGATTTGTGGTCCCTGTGCCGGTGGAGCGGCCTATTCGCCGGCGCTGACGGATTTTGTGATTCAAACTCGCAAAGCCCAGATGTTCATCACCGGGCCCCAGGTGATCAAACAGGTGACCGGCGAAGAAATCACCGCGGAACAGCTCGGTGGTGCCGATTCACATATGATCCACTCCGGCGTGGTTCACTTTGTCGCCCGGGATGATGCGGATGCACTGCACATCTGTCGTCGTCTGCTCAGTTTCCTGCCGTCGAATAACTTGGAAGATGCCCCCATCGTTCCCTGTGACGACAACTTGGAACCCAACCCCGAGCTGAACAACATTGTGCCCGTCGATCACAAGGCCGGTTACGACATCCGTGCGGTGATCGCCGAAGTCGTGGATCGCAAGGACTTCTTGGAGGTCCAGGCCGGTCACGCGACCAACATGGTGGTCGGTTTCGCTCGAATCCTGGGACGAACCGTCGGGATCGTCGCCAACCAGCCGATGGTGCTGGCCGGTGCGATCGACAACCATGCCGCTAACAAGGCGTCACGGTTCATTCGGTTCTGCAACGCATTCAATATCCCATTGGTCACCATGGTCGACGTTCCCGGTTATCTGCCGGGCGTTGAACAGGAATACAACGGCATCATTCGAAACGGTGCCAAGTTGTTGTTCGCCTATTCAGCGGCAACCGTGCCCATGGTTCAGCTGATTTTGCGGAAGTCCTACGGAGGTGCCCACGTCGCGATGTGTTCACGTGATATCGGTGCCGATGCCGTGTTCGCTTGGCCGACCGCCGAAGTGGCCGTGATGGGTGCTGAAGGCGCCGTGGAAATCGTGTTCCGCAAGGAAATGGCCGAGGCCGAAGACCCGGTGGCACGCAGGGCCGAATTGATTGCGGAATATCGCGAAGCGTTTGCGTCGCCGTATGTTGCCGCTGGTCGCCGGTTGGTCGACGATGTGATCGAACCGGCCGACACGCGAAAACACATCGCGCGTGCGTTGGAATACTTGCGAAACAAGCGAGACCAGCGTCCGCCGAAGAAGCATGGCTTGATTCCGCTGTAG